One stretch of Chitinophaga pendula DNA includes these proteins:
- the rpsA gene encoding 30S ribosomal protein S1: MAENNIPNEQNAEQQAPEATAVVETATTNVPVVETAHDDFDWSVDKRNVSSYNKEEKAKYDQTYENTFKVIEENGLLTGTVVGLTKTDVVINIGFKSDGLISLNEFRDLQGLAVGDEVEVLVVEKEDRDGNLHLSRKQARMQRAWERIVEVYKTGEVVTGTVTSKTKGGLIVDVYGMETFLPGSQIDVKPVTDYDQFVGKTMEFKVVKVNEAIRNAVVSHKALIESDIEQQRVDIISKLEKGQVLEGTIKNITDFGAFIDLGGLDGLLYITDISWGRISHPSEVLKMDQKINVVVLDFDDEKKRISLGYKQLTPHPWDTLPATISEGARVKGKVVNIEDYGAFLEIMPGVEGLVHVSEISWASTPINAKEFFKLGEEYEAVVVTLSKEERKMSLSIKQLTEDPWATIETKFPLDSRHKGIVKNITPYGVFVELETGIGGMIHISDLSWIKRFNHPSEYTKVGNEIEVVILGIDKDNRKLSLGHKQIEEDPWNTFETIFPIGSIHEGTVVKKDDKGATVQLQYGLEAYAPARHLRTEDEKPIAVEDVKPFMIIEFDRSEKRILVSHSKVWEQVKAEEKEAVVKEKRAEADKTRKAVKNIQGKVEKATLGDLGALAELREKLKQSEGGEKKEGE; the protein is encoded by the coding sequence TTGGCAGAAAACAACATTCCTAACGAACAAAACGCTGAACAACAGGCACCAGAGGCTACCGCCGTGGTGGAAACAGCGACAACAAATGTTCCTGTAGTTGAAACCGCTCACGATGATTTCGATTGGAGCGTAGACAAACGTAACGTATCTTCTTACAACAAAGAAGAGAAAGCAAAGTACGATCAAACGTACGAGAACACTTTTAAAGTGATCGAAGAAAACGGTCTGCTGACCGGTACCGTAGTGGGTCTGACTAAGACTGACGTGGTAATCAACATCGGCTTCAAATCTGATGGTCTCATCTCCCTCAACGAATTCCGTGACCTGCAAGGTCTGGCCGTAGGCGATGAAGTAGAAGTACTGGTAGTTGAAAAAGAAGACCGCGATGGTAACCTGCACCTGAGCCGTAAACAAGCTCGTATGCAACGTGCATGGGAGCGTATCGTGGAAGTGTACAAAACAGGCGAAGTGGTTACTGGTACCGTTACCAGCAAAACCAAAGGCGGCTTGATCGTAGATGTTTATGGTATGGAAACCTTCCTGCCAGGTTCTCAGATCGACGTTAAACCTGTTACTGACTACGATCAGTTCGTGGGTAAGACCATGGAGTTCAAGGTAGTGAAAGTAAACGAAGCTATCAGAAACGCAGTGGTATCTCACAAAGCACTCATCGAAAGCGATATCGAGCAACAAAGAGTGGATATTATCTCCAAACTGGAAAAAGGCCAGGTATTGGAAGGTACTATCAAAAATATCACCGACTTCGGTGCGTTCATCGACCTGGGCGGTCTGGACGGCCTGCTGTACATCACAGATATCAGCTGGGGACGTATCTCTCATCCAAGCGAAGTACTCAAAATGGATCAAAAGATCAATGTGGTGGTACTGGACTTCGACGACGAGAAAAAACGTATCAGCCTGGGTTACAAACAACTCACCCCTCACCCATGGGATACCCTGCCTGCAACCATCAGCGAAGGCGCGCGCGTAAAAGGCAAGGTAGTAAACATCGAAGACTACGGTGCATTCCTGGAAATCATGCCTGGCGTAGAAGGTCTGGTACACGTTTCCGAGATCTCCTGGGCTTCTACTCCTATCAATGCAAAAGAATTCTTCAAATTAGGCGAAGAATACGAAGCAGTGGTAGTTACCCTGAGCAAAGAAGAGCGTAAGATGAGCTTGTCTATCAAGCAACTGACCGAAGATCCTTGGGCTACTATCGAAACTAAATTCCCGCTGGACAGCCGTCACAAAGGCATCGTGAAAAATATCACTCCTTATGGCGTATTCGTTGAGCTGGAAACAGGTATCGGTGGCATGATCCACATCTCCGATCTCAGCTGGATCAAACGCTTCAACCACCCAAGTGAATACACTAAAGTGGGCAACGAAATCGAAGTAGTAATCCTCGGTATCGACAAAGACAACCGCAAACTTAGCCTCGGTCACAAACAAATCGAAGAAGATCCTTGGAACACCTTCGAAACTATCTTCCCGATCGGTTCTATCCACGAGGGTACCGTAGTGAAGAAAGACGACAAAGGTGCTACCGTTCAACTGCAATATGGCCTGGAAGCTTACGCTCCTGCTCGTCACCTGAGAACAGAAGACGAAAAACCAATCGCAGTAGAAGATGTGAAACCGTTCATGATCATCGAATTCGATCGTAGCGAAAAACGCATCCTGGTATCTCACAGCAAAGTATGGGAACAAGTGAAGGCTGAAGAGAAAGAAGCCGTAGTGAAAGAAAAACGTGCTGAAGCCGACAAAACCCGTAAAGCAGTGAAAAACATCCAAGGTAAGGTAG